In the genome of Pseudomonas bubulae, one region contains:
- the nadD gene encoding nicotinate-nucleotide adenylyltransferase — protein MASCAVRSQSDLVKLKASAPAPVIDVLPQRIGVLGGTFDPVHIGHLRGGLEVAEMMGLDELRLTPNARPPHRDTPQVSAHDRLAMVECAVAGVATLVVDARELQRDKPSYTIDTLELMRAEMAAYDQLFLLLGWDAFCGLPTWHRWEELLQHCHILVLQRPDADSEPPDALRNLLAARSVSDPLALKGASGQIAFVWQTPLAVSATQIRQLLASGKSVRYLVPDAVLAYIDAHGLYRASN, from the coding sequence ATGGCCAGTTGCGCGGTCAGGAGCCAGTCTGACTTGGTCAAGCTGAAAGCGTCAGCGCCGGCACCTGTGATCGACGTGTTACCCCAGCGCATAGGCGTACTGGGCGGAACCTTCGATCCGGTGCATATCGGTCATCTGCGTGGCGGGCTGGAAGTGGCGGAGATGATGGGGCTCGACGAGCTGCGTCTTACCCCCAATGCCAGGCCACCGCACCGTGACACCCCCCAGGTGTCAGCCCACGACCGTTTGGCGATGGTCGAGTGCGCTGTCGCAGGAGTGGCTACGCTGGTAGTGGACGCCCGGGAGCTGCAAAGGGACAAACCGTCCTACACGATCGATACACTGGAATTGATGCGGGCCGAGATGGCCGCGTATGACCAGTTGTTTTTACTGTTGGGTTGGGACGCGTTTTGCGGCCTGCCCACATGGCATCGCTGGGAAGAGTTGCTCCAGCATTGCCATATCCTGGTGCTACAGCGCCCGGATGCCGACAGCGAACCGCCGGATGCCTTGCGCAACCTGCTGGCAGCGCGCTCGGTAAGCGACCCGCTGGCCCTGAAGGGGGCAAGCGGACAGATTGCATTCGTTTGGCAGACGCCGCTCGCGGTATCCGCCACCCAGATCCGCCAACTGCTGGCCAGCGGTAAGTCGGTACGTTACCTGGTGCCCGACGCGGTCCTGGCCTACATCGATGCGCACGGGCTTTACCGTGCGTCGAACTGA
- the rsfS gene encoding ribosome silencing factor: MTDKDVSKVKRKGTFKSAPLPEKTFSAEPLKGEELVKVAVAALEDVKAQDIQVIDVRDKHSITDFMIIATGTSNRQIGAMLDKIREAVKALGVKPLGEEGKGDSDWVLLDMDDVIVHMMTASARQFYDLERLWAGAEQSRAGSAAHHSPENTHEHFLKLNKDQE; encoded by the coding sequence ATGACTGACAAAGATGTAAGCAAAGTAAAGCGCAAAGGCACCTTCAAAAGCGCGCCATTGCCGGAAAAAACCTTCAGCGCCGAGCCTCTCAAGGGTGAAGAGCTGGTCAAGGTTGCTGTTGCCGCCCTGGAAGACGTCAAGGCCCAGGATATCCAGGTCATCGACGTGCGTGACAAGCACAGCATCACTGACTTCATGATCATCGCTACCGGTACTTCGAACCGTCAGATCGGTGCGATGCTCGACAAGATCCGCGAAGCGGTGAAGGCTCTGGGCGTCAAGCCGCTGGGCGAAGAAGGCAAGGGCGACAGCGACTGGGTTCTGCTGGACATGGACGACGTGATCGTTCACATGATGACCGCCAGTGCCCGTCAGTTCTACGACCTGGAGCGTCTGTGGGCCGGTGCTGAACAAAGCCGTGCAGGCAGCGCTGCTCACCACAGCCCGGAAAACACCCATGAGCACTTCCTGAAGCTCAACAAAGACCAAGAGTAA
- the mrdA gene encoding penicillin-binding protein 2, giving the protein MTQPIRLKDHEKDARLVRGRVVVGAIVVVTLICVLLARLYYLQVVQYDYHSTLSENNRVHVQPIPPTRGLIFDRNGVVIADNRPSFSLSMTRERSGDWQQVLDVIVEVLQLAPEDRALFEKRMKQGRRPFEPVPILFELNEEQIARIAVNQFRLPGVEVVAQLVRHYPQGAHFAHSVGYMGRINEKELKTLDPVNYSGTHHIGKTGIERFYEAELHGQVGYEEVETNARGRVLRVLKRTDPIPGKDIVLSLDIKLQEAAEEALAGRRGAVVALNPMTGEVLAMVSQPSFDPNLFVTGISFKAYAELRDSIDRPLFNRILRGLYPPGSTIKPAVAIAGLDSGVITGSSRVYDPGYYQLPNYDHKYRNWNRSGDGYVDLDTAIMRSNDTYFYDLAHKLGIDRLSSYMNQFGIGRKVSLDMFEESAGLMPSREWKRATRRQAWFPGETLILGIGQGYMQSTPLQLAQATALIASKGKWIRPHLAKTIEGVPPVDPDPVPDIVLRDPSNWAKVNHGMQQVVHGARGTARVAGVGAQYLIAGKSGTAQVVAIKQGEKYDRSKVQERHRDHALFVGFAPANNPQITVSVMIENGEAGSRVASPVVRKVMDAWLLGEDGKLKPEYGGPVKAEVPANDE; this is encoded by the coding sequence ATGACTCAGCCGATCCGCCTTAAAGACCACGAGAAAGACGCACGCCTTGTGCGCGGACGAGTCGTGGTCGGTGCGATTGTGGTCGTGACGCTGATTTGTGTGCTGCTCGCGCGGCTTTATTACCTGCAGGTGGTGCAGTACGACTACCACTCCACCTTGTCAGAGAACAACCGGGTGCATGTGCAGCCGATCCCGCCTACCCGCGGTCTGATTTTTGACCGTAATGGCGTGGTGATCGCAGACAACCGCCCCAGCTTCAGCCTGAGCATGACCCGCGAACGCTCTGGTGACTGGCAGCAAGTGCTCGACGTTATTGTTGAAGTGTTGCAGCTTGCGCCTGAGGATCGCGCCCTGTTCGAAAAGCGCATGAAGCAGGGGCGGCGGCCGTTTGAGCCGGTGCCCATTCTGTTTGAGCTTAACGAAGAACAGATCGCCCGGATTGCCGTAAACCAGTTCCGCCTGCCCGGGGTTGAAGTGGTTGCGCAACTGGTGCGGCATTACCCTCAAGGCGCGCATTTTGCGCACTCGGTGGGTTACATGGGCCGGATCAACGAAAAAGAGCTTAAAACCCTCGATCCGGTCAATTACAGCGGCACCCACCATATCGGCAAAACCGGCATCGAACGTTTCTACGAAGCCGAGCTGCATGGCCAGGTGGGTTACGAAGAAGTCGAAACCAATGCCCGTGGCCGCGTGTTGCGAGTACTCAAGCGCACCGACCCGATCCCTGGCAAAGACATCGTACTCAGCCTCGATATCAAACTGCAGGAAGCAGCTGAAGAGGCGCTGGCAGGGCGTCGTGGTGCAGTGGTGGCACTCAACCCGATGACGGGGGAAGTGCTGGCCATGGTCAGCCAGCCGAGTTTTGACCCCAATCTGTTCGTGACCGGCATCAGCTTCAAGGCCTATGCCGAGCTGCGTGATTCGATAGACCGACCATTGTTCAACCGCATCCTGCGCGGCCTGTATCCGCCGGGCTCGACGATCAAGCCTGCAGTGGCGATTGCCGGCCTGGACAGCGGCGTGATCACCGGCTCCTCGCGGGTGTATGACCCCGGCTATTACCAGCTGCCCAATTACGATCACAAATACCGTAACTGGAACCGTAGCGGTGATGGCTACGTCGATCTGGATACCGCAATCATGCGCTCCAACGACACCTATTTTTATGATCTGGCCCACAAGCTGGGGATTGACCGTCTGTCGAGCTACATGAACCAGTTCGGTATCGGCCGCAAGGTCTCGCTGGACATGTTCGAAGAGTCCGCCGGGCTGATGCCGTCCCGCGAGTGGAAACGTGCCACCCGACGCCAGGCCTGGTTCCCGGGCGAGACGCTGATTCTGGGGATTGGCCAGGGCTATATGCAGTCCACCCCCTTGCAACTGGCCCAGGCCACCGCGTTGATCGCCAGCAAAGGCAAGTGGATCCGTCCGCACCTGGCCAAGACCATCGAGGGCGTACCGCCGGTGGACCCGGACCCGGTGCCGGATATTGTCCTGCGTGACCCGTCCAACTGGGCCAAGGTCAACCACGGCATGCAGCAAGTGGTGCATGGCGCTCGCGGCACGGCGCGGGTGGCGGGCGTTGGCGCGCAATACCTGATTGCCGGCAAGAGCGGTACGGCCCAGGTGGTGGCGATCAAGCAGGGCGAAAAATACGACCGTTCCAAGGTGCAGGAGCGTCACCGCGACCACGCCTTGTTCGTCGGCTTCGCGCCGGCCAACAACCCGCAGATCACCGTCTCGGTGATGATTGAAAACGGCGAAGCCGGCAGTCGTGTCGCCTCGCCCGTGGTGCGCAAGGTCATGGATGCCTGGTTGCTGGGTGAAGACGGCAAACTCAAACCCGAGTACGGCGGCCCCGTAAAGGCAGAGGTTCCGGCCAATGATGAGTAA
- a CDS encoding DNA-3-methyladenine glycosylase, producing the protein MPMMLPDAFFDRDAQLVACQLLGKVIRHRVNGLWLSARIIETEAYYLTDKGSHASLGYTDKRKALFLDGGHIYMYYARGGDSLNFSAHGPGNAVLIKSAHPWLDELAGPDSLAQMQRNNPDAKGNPRPEHKLCAGQTLLCKALGLKVREWDAKCFDPERLWVDDVREQPSKIIQTTRLGIPHGRDEHLMYRFVDADYAAYCTRNPLRRGQVEGRDFITLEHN; encoded by the coding sequence ATGCCCATGATGCTGCCTGATGCCTTTTTCGATCGAGATGCCCAGCTTGTTGCTTGCCAACTGCTGGGCAAAGTCATTCGCCATCGGGTCAACGGGCTGTGGCTCAGCGCCCGGATTATCGAAACCGAAGCCTATTACCTCACCGACAAAGGCAGCCACGCCTCGCTGGGCTATACCGACAAGCGCAAGGCGCTGTTTCTCGATGGCGGGCATATCTACATGTATTACGCCCGCGGCGGCGACTCGCTGAATTTCAGCGCCCACGGCCCCGGCAACGCAGTGCTGATCAAATCGGCCCATCCCTGGCTTGATGAGCTGGCGGGCCCGGACAGCCTGGCGCAGATGCAACGCAACAACCCGGACGCCAAAGGCAACCCCCGGCCCGAACACAAACTGTGTGCGGGGCAAACCCTGCTGTGCAAAGCGCTGGGGTTGAAGGTGCGCGAATGGGATGCAAAATGTTTCGACCCCGAACGCTTGTGGGTCGATGACGTCAGAGAACAACCTTCGAAAATTATCCAGACCACCCGTCTGGGCATCCCCCACGGGCGCGACGAGCATTTGATGTACCGCTTTGTCGATGCTGACTACGCTGCGTATTGCACGCGTAATCCGCTGCGTCGCGGGCAGGTTGAGGGGCGGGATTTCATCACCCTGGAGCACAACTGA
- a CDS encoding bifunctional DedA family/phosphatase PAP2 family protein → MGPWLDSITGWLTANPQWLGLAVFIVACVECLAIAGIIVPGTVLLFAIAVMAGSGALSLGQTLLLGFLGGLLGDAVSYALGRRFHQNIRRLPLLRTHPEWMNGAESYFHRYGIVSLLVGRFIGPLRPMLPMVAGMCDMPIPRFIGVSLLAGAGWSVAYLLPGWATGAAIRLPLPEGFWLQAAIVAAGLAALLGLSINASIRRQPRATLLIGTLSFALLLAVFIGYPHMTAFDQGITALVQEHRSSAMDSAAVLVTQIGNFRTQFLAAALVCVILLFTRQWRAMWFFGGITLFTALANTATKHFFARVRPEVLVDPLTSYSMPSGHSSGAFAFFVALAILAGRNQPQRMRVTWVLLGCLLAITVAMSRVYLGAHWPTDITAGALLAITVNAFALALSQRYMPLEPVPQKIWWLILPSVTALYGFFMLGHLSKELLRYAY, encoded by the coding sequence ATGGGCCCATGGCTCGATAGCATCACCGGCTGGCTGACAGCCAACCCGCAGTGGCTGGGCCTCGCGGTGTTTATTGTGGCTTGCGTGGAGTGTCTGGCAATTGCCGGCATCATTGTTCCCGGCACCGTATTGTTGTTCGCCATTGCCGTCATGGCCGGCAGCGGCGCCCTGTCCCTGGGCCAAACCCTGCTGCTGGGCTTTCTCGGCGGGTTGCTCGGCGACGCGGTGTCCTACGCCCTGGGCAGGCGCTTCCACCAGAACATTCGCCGCTTACCCCTCTTGCGCACTCATCCCGAATGGATGAACGGGGCCGAGAGCTACTTCCATCGCTACGGTATTGTCAGCCTGTTGGTCGGGCGCTTTATCGGCCCGCTGCGGCCCATGCTGCCGATGGTGGCCGGGATGTGCGACATGCCGATCCCGCGCTTTATCGGCGTCAGCCTGCTGGCCGGAGCAGGCTGGTCGGTGGCGTACCTGCTACCGGGCTGGGCCACCGGTGCTGCCATTCGCCTGCCACTGCCCGAAGGCTTCTGGCTACAGGCCGCCATTGTTGCCGCGGGCCTCGCCGCCCTGCTGGGCCTGAGCATCAATGCCAGTATCCGTCGCCAACCCCGGGCCACGCTGCTGATCGGCACACTCAGCTTCGCCCTGCTACTGGCCGTCTTTATCGGTTATCCACACATGACCGCCTTCGACCAGGGCATCACGGCCCTGGTACAAGAGCATCGCAGCAGTGCCATGGACAGCGCCGCCGTGCTGGTGACGCAAATCGGCAACTTCCGTACCCAGTTTCTGGCGGCAGCCCTGGTGTGCGTCATTCTGCTGTTTACCCGGCAATGGCGGGCAATGTGGTTCTTTGGCGGGATCACGCTGTTTACCGCGCTGGCCAATACCGCGACCAAGCACTTCTTCGCCCGGGTGCGCCCCGAAGTGCTGGTGGACCCGCTGACCAGCTACAGCATGCCCAGCGGCCACAGTTCGGGGGCGTTTGCGTTTTTTGTCGCCCTGGCCATTCTGGCCGGGCGCAACCAGCCACAACGCATGCGCGTCACCTGGGTATTGCTGGGTTGCCTGCTGGCGATCACCGTGGCGATGTCGCGGGTGTACCTGGGCGCTCACTGGCCAACGGACATCACCGCTGGGGCCCTGCTCGCCATCACTGTCAACGCATTCGCTCTGGCGTTAAGCCAGCGATACATGCCCCTTGAGCCGGTCCCGCAGAAAATCTGGTGGCTGATCTTGCCGTCAGTCACTGCGCTCTACGGGTTTTTCATGCTCGGGCACTTGTCCAAGGAACTGCTGCGCTACGCCTACTGA
- a CDS encoding glutamate-5-semialdehyde dehydrogenase — MTESVLDYMTRLGRAAREASRVIGRASTAQKNRALHGAAAALDAARLELVAANELDLAAGRANGLEPAMLERLALTPARIDSMIVGLRQVASLPDPIGAIRDMSYRPSGIQVGKMRVPLGVVGIIYESRPNVTIDAASLCLKSGNATILRGGSEAIHSNRAIAVCIQRGLAEAGLPPAVVQVVEVTDRAAVGALITMPEYVDVIVPRGGKGLIERVSRDAKVPVIKHLDGICHVYVSPHADLAKAQRIAFNAKTYRYGICGAMETLLVDQAVAAEFLPAMAEQFRARGVELRGCERTRELIDVVAATEDDWNTEYLDAILSIRIVEGLDQAIEHINHYGSHHTDSIVTEHQGDARRFMAEVDSSSVMLNTPTCFADGFEYGLGAEIGISTDKLHARGPVGLEGLTCEKYIVVGDGQLRGQEPV, encoded by the coding sequence ATGACTGAGTCCGTTCTTGACTACATGACCCGCCTGGGTCGCGCTGCTCGCGAAGCCTCCCGCGTGATCGGCCGTGCCAGTACGGCGCAGAAAAACCGTGCCCTGCACGGCGCTGCTGCTGCATTGGATGCCGCACGTCTGGAGCTGGTTGCTGCCAACGAACTGGACCTGGCCGCCGGCCGGGCCAACGGCCTTGAGCCGGCCATGCTGGAGCGCCTGGCGCTGACCCCTGCACGCATCGACAGCATGATTGTCGGTTTGCGTCAGGTGGCAAGCCTGCCAGACCCCATCGGCGCGATTCGCGACATGAGCTACCGCCCTTCGGGTATTCAGGTCGGCAAGATGCGTGTACCGCTGGGTGTAGTCGGAATCATCTACGAGTCGCGTCCTAACGTGACCATTGATGCTGCCAGCCTGTGCTTGAAGTCGGGCAACGCAACCATCCTGCGCGGTGGCTCCGAGGCGATTCACTCAAACCGTGCCATTGCAGTGTGCATCCAGCGCGGCCTGGCCGAAGCCGGTTTGCCGCCCGCCGTGGTGCAAGTGGTTGAAGTGACCGATCGTGCCGCTGTCGGCGCGCTGATCACCATGCCCGAGTACGTTGATGTCATCGTGCCTCGCGGCGGCAAGGGGCTGATCGAACGGGTCAGCCGTGATGCCAAGGTGCCGGTGATCAAACACCTGGACGGCATCTGCCATGTATACGTCAGTCCCCATGCCGATCTTGCCAAGGCGCAGCGCATTGCGTTCAACGCCAAGACCTACCGTTATGGCATTTGCGGCGCGATGGAAACCCTGCTGGTGGATCAGGCCGTCGCGGCAGAATTTTTGCCGGCAATGGCTGAACAATTTCGCGCCAGGGGCGTCGAACTGCGCGGTTGCGAGCGTACCCGGGAGTTGATCGACGTGGTTGCCGCCACTGAAGACGACTGGAACACCGAGTACCTGGACGCCATCCTGTCGATTCGTATCGTGGAGGGTCTGGACCAGGCGATTGAGCATATCAATCACTATGGCTCCCATCACACCGACTCGATCGTCACCGAACACCAGGGCGATGCCCGGCGTTTTATGGCCGAAGTGGACTCCAGTTCCGTGATGCTCAACACACCAACCTGCTTTGCCGATGGATTTGAATACGGATTGGGTGCGGAGATTGGCATTTCTACTGATAAGCTGCACGCCCGCGGCCCGGTGGGTCTCGAAGGTCTGACCTGCGAGAAGTACATTGTGGTCGGCGATGGCCAGTTGCGCGGTCAGGAGCCAGTCTGA
- the rlmH gene encoding 23S rRNA (pseudouridine(1915)-N(3))-methyltransferase RlmH, translating to MRLRLIAVGSRMPKWVEEGWHEYAKRLPSELALELVEIPLNTRGKNADVARFIRQEGEAMLAKVGPGERIVTLEVHGKPWSTEQLAVELDRWRLDSRTVNFMVGGPEGLAPEVCARADQRWSLSPLTLPHPLVRILIGEQLYRAWTVLSGHPYHK from the coding sequence GTGCGCCTGCGTTTGATCGCTGTCGGTTCGCGTATGCCCAAGTGGGTGGAAGAAGGCTGGCATGAATATGCCAAGCGTCTGCCATCCGAGCTGGCACTTGAACTGGTGGAAATACCGCTCAACACCCGTGGCAAGAATGCTGACGTGGCCCGCTTCATCCGCCAGGAAGGCGAAGCCATGCTGGCCAAGGTAGGCCCGGGCGAGCGCATCGTAACCCTCGAAGTGCACGGCAAACCGTGGAGTACCGAGCAGCTGGCGGTTGAGCTTGACCGCTGGCGCCTGGATTCGCGCACGGTGAACTTTATGGTCGGTGGCCCGGAAGGGCTGGCGCCGGAAGTCTGTGCCCGCGCTGACCAGCGCTGGTCGCTGTCGCCATTGACGCTGCCGCACCCGTTGGTGAGGATTCTGATCGGTGAGCAGTTGTATCGCGCCTGGACAGTGCTGTCCGGGCACCCGTATCACAAATAG